The following proteins are co-located in the Gigantopelta aegis isolate Gae_Host chromosome 5, Gae_host_genome, whole genome shotgun sequence genome:
- the LOC121373380 gene encoding zinc finger protein 226-like isoform X2, which yields MSNSDDLCVEREVSAKHCENNPDHSCEKPFQCGMCLKCFPYKSYIKQHMRIHIGERPYQCEVCRKCFVWNTSLRQHMLIHTGVKNFKCEVCAKRFSYPSSLKAHMLIHTGVKNFKCEVCAKYFSQRSTLKTHMLFHSAVKPFKCEVCAKCFSRSSQVKTHMLSHTGVSPFKCDFCSKYFSCNSGFKQHMLIHIGVRPLKCEVCAKCFSLKSHLKQHMLIHTGVKSFKCEVCAKCFPQNDNLKRHMFIHTGDMRFKCDVCAECFSTNSHLKRHVLIHIGVTPF from the coding sequence ATGTCAAACAGTGATGATCTATGTGTCGAACGTGAGGTCTCGGCAAAACATTGTGAAAACAACCCAGATCATTCTTGTGAAAAACCTTTCCAATGTGGGATGTGCTTAAAGTGTTTCCCTTACAAGTCTTACATTAAGCAGCATATGAGGATCCACATTGGAGAACGACCATATCAGTGTGAGGTGTGTAGAAAGTGTTTTGTTTGGAATACTTCCTTAAGACAGCACATGTTGATTCACACTGGAGTgaagaatttcaaatgtgaggtgtgtgcaaaaCGTTTCTCATATCCTTCTAGCTTGAAAGCTCATATGTTGATTCACACGGGAGTgaagaatttcaaatgtgaggtgtgtgcaaaatATTTCTCTCAGCGTTCCACCTTGAAAACTCATATGTTGTTTCACAGTGCCGTTAAACCTTTTAAATGTGAGGtctgtgcaaaatgtttctctcGGAGTTCCCAAGTGAAAACACATATGCTCAGTCACACTGGAGTTAGCCCTTTCAAATGTGACTTCTGTTCAAAATATTTCTCTTGCAATTCTGGTTTCAAacagcatatgttgattcacaTTGGAGTTAGGCCTTTAAAatgtgaggtgtgtgcaaaGTGTTTTTCACTAAAATCTCACTTGAAacagcatatgttgattcacactggtgttaagtCTTTTAAgtgtgaggtgtgtgcaaaatgtttcccACAAAATGATAACTTGAAAAGACATATGTTCATTCACACTGGTGATATGCGTTTTAAGTGTGATGTGTGTGCAGAATGTTTCTCAACAAATTCTCATTTGAAAAGACATGTGTTGATTCACATTGGTGTTACGCCTTTTTAG
- the LOC121372996 gene encoding zinc finger protein 431-like → MSNSDDQCAEREVSAKHCENNPDHSCEKPFQCGMCLKCFSHKSYIEQHMRIHIGQRPYQCEVCRKCFLWNTSLKQHMLIHTGVKNFKCEVCAKHFSKCSTLKTHMLFHSAVKPFKCEVCAKCFSRSSHVKRHMLTHTGVSPFKCDLCSKYFSCNSDLKQHMLIHTDVKHFSCEVCAKCFKKRSDLKTHMVIHTGVRPFKCEVCAKCFSIKRHLKQHMLIHTGVKPFKCEVCAKLFSLKSYLKQHMFIHTGVKPFKCEVCAKRFSLNYNLKEHMLVHTGVTLFSCDMCAKRFTKKKYLKKHVLIHTDVKSFKCEVCGKCFKLRCKLKVHMLVHSGVKPFSCEVCTKCFSSKTYLNKHMLVSERLPTKQKTVKLINYMYEGPLS, encoded by the exons ATGTCAAACAGTGATGATCAATGTGCCGAACGTGAGGTCTCGGCAAAACATTGTGAAAACAACCCAGATCATTCTTGTGAAAAACCTTTTCAGTGTGGGATGTGCTTAAAGTGTTTCTCTCACAAGTCTTACATTGAGCAGCATATGAGGATCCACATTGGTCAACGACCATATCAGTGTGAGGTGTGTCGAAAGTGTTTTCTTTGGAATACTTCCTTGAAACAGCATATGTTAATTCATACTGGAGTGAAGAATTTCAAATGCGAGGTGTGTGCAAAACATTTCTCTAAGTGTTCTACCTTGAAAACTCATATGTTGTTTCACAGTGCCGTTAAACCTTTTAAATGCGAGGtctgtgcaaaatgtttctctcGGAGTTCCCACGTGAAAAGACATATGCTCACTCACACTGGAGTTAGCCCTTTCAAATGTGACTTGTGTTCAAAATATTTCTCTTGCAATTCTGATTTGAAacagcatatgttgattcacacTGATGTTAAGCATTTTAGTTGTGAAGTTTGTGCAAAATGCTTCAAAAAACGTTCTGACTTGAAAACTCATATGGTCATTCACACTGGAGTTAGgcctttcaaatgtgaggtgtgtgcaaaatgtttctcaatAAAACGTCACTTGAAacagcatatgttgattcacactggtgttaaacCTTTTAAGTGTGAGGTATGTGCAAAACTTTTTTCACTAAAATCTTacttgaaacaacatatgtttattcacactggtgttaaacCTTTTAAgtgtgaggtgtgtgcaaaaCGTTTTTCTTTGAATTACAACTTGAAAGAACATATGCTAGTTCACACTGGAGTTACGCTTTTTAGTTGTGATATGTGTGCAAAACGTTTCACTAAGAAGAAATACTTGAAAAAGCATGTTTTAATTCACACTGATGTCAAGTCTTTTAAATGCGAGGTGTGTGGAAAATGTTTCAAACTAAGATGCAAGTTGAAAGTACACATGCTAGTTCACAGTGGTGTTAAACCTTTTAGTTGTGaggtgtgcacaaaatgtttttcgtCGAAGACATACTTGAACAAACATAT GCTGGTATCAGAGAGGCTACCAACGAAACAAAAGACTGTGAAGCTGATCAACTACATGTACGAAGGTCCACTGTCTTGa